In Solanum stenotomum isolate F172 chromosome 6, ASM1918654v1, whole genome shotgun sequence, one DNA window encodes the following:
- the LOC125867416 gene encoding ALA-interacting subunit 1-like — protein MNPSSSTTGGAGSDDNTSIRRNSNRPKYSRFTQQELPACKPILTPKWVISVFLLVGIVFIPIGVVSLLASRDVVEIVDRYDSVCVPLNSTDDKIGFITNSSIDKTCVRTLTVPKRMKQPIYVYYQLENYYQNHRRYVKSRSDQQLKSASKRDDTGSCDPEDRVNGQPIVPCGLIAWSLFNDTYNFTVNNNQLLNVNKNGIAWKSDRDHKFGKDVFPLNFQTGPLIGGGQLKNESLDKQEDLIVWMRTAALPTFRKLYGKIEVDLEAGDTINVTLLNNYNTYSFDGKKKLVLSTTSWIGGKNDFLGIAYLTVGGLCFFLAMAFTVVYLVKPRQLGDPTYLSWNRNPGGN, from the coding sequence atgaaccCTTCATCTTCAACTACTGGGGGTGCTGGATCTgatgataatacttcaattaGAAGAAATTCAAACCGACCCAAGTATTCAAGATTCACTCAACAGGAACTTCCAGCTTGCAAACCGATTCTAACTCCAAAATGGGTGATTTCTGTTTTTTTACTTGTTGGTATTGTGTTTATCCCAATTGGGGTTGTTTCACTTTTAGCATCTAGAGatgttgttgaaattgttgatcGTTATGATTCTGTATGTGTGCCACTGAATTCGACAGATGATAAAATTGGGTTTATAACTAATTCTAGCATAGATAAAACATGTGTTAGGACTTTGACTGTGCCTAAGAGAATGAAGCAGCCTATTTATGTTTATTATCAGCTTGAGAATTATTATCAGAATCATCGTAGGTATGTTAAAAGTCGAAGCGATCAGCAGTTGAAAAGTGCTAGTAAAAGGGATGATACTGGTTCTTGTGACCCGGAAGATCGTGTTAATGGTCAACCAATTGTGCCTTGTGGGTTGATTGCTTGGAGTTTGTTTAATGATACTTACAATTTTACTGTTAATAATAATCAGCTGTTGAATGTGAACAAAAATGGTATAGCTTGGAAGAGTGATAGGGATCATAAGTTTGGAAAAGATGTTTTTCCGTTAAACTTTCAGACTGGGCCGCTAATTGGGGGTGGGCAGCTTAAGAATGAATCGTTGGACAAGCAAGAAGATCTAATTGTTTGGATGAGAACTGCTGCACTTCCGACGTTTAGGAAGTTGTATGGGAAGATAGAGGTGGATCTGGAGGCGGGTGATACAATAAACGTGACGTTGCTGAACAATTACAATACTTATAGTTTCGATGGAAAGAAGAAGCTTGTGCTTTCTACAACTAGCTGGATTGGTGGAAAGAATGATTTTCTTGGTATTGCTTATCTTACTGTAGGTGGATTGTGTTTCTTTTTGGCTATGGCTTTCACTGTCGTATATCTAGTTAAGCCAAGGCAGCTTGGAGATCCAACATATTTGTCATGGAACCGGAACCCAGGAGGTAACTAG
- the LOC125868996 gene encoding dirigent protein 25-like: protein MLDVLSLKHPSSRPASTRVNSHHQIPFSKPLGYFPPVGGIPLTDTNPNVGMNGLHTHTLDLEGISMTFPAIATLQELELGTVITIDEDIYKGSIYGSSLKGKAQGMYVASSEDGSSHMMAMTTTFLGNEYEDSLRFFGVHRGDVFESHIAVIGGTGKYHDANGYATVKIVNVTSNKNEEAYKILSFNVYLG from the coding sequence ATGCTAGATGTTCTTAGTCTAAAACACCCTTCATCAAGACCTGCATCAACAAGAGTAAATAGTCATCATCAAATTCCCTTCTCGAAACCATTAGGCTATTTCCCTCCAGTAGGAGGCATTCCCTTGACCGACACAAACCCAAATGTTGGAATGAACGGATTGCATACTCACACGCTTGATTTGGAAGGAATCAGCATGACATTCCCAGCTATAGCCACACTTCAAGAGTTAGAACTAGGGACAGTGATAACAATCGATGAGGACATATACAAAGGTTCTATTTATGGTTCATCTTTGAAGGGAAAAGCTCAAGGAATGTATGTAGCAAGTTCAGAAGACGGTAGCAGTCATATGATGGCGATGACTACTACTTTTCTTGGTAATGAGTATGAAGATAGTCTAAGGTTTTTCGGTGTGCATAGGGGCGATGTTTTTGAATCCCATATAGCAGTAATAGGAGGTACCGGAAAGTATCATGATGCAAATGGCTATGCTACTGTCAAGATTGTCAATGTAACATCTAACAAAAATGAAGAAGCATACAAGATTCTTTCATTCAATGTTTATCTTGGTTAA
- the LOC125867873 gene encoding exocyst complex component EXO70H1-like, with protein sequence MAILDMSKREPSSPSTPQRAKKSLFSFAKTTSSFSSFSSHIPPQKPSLTFSRSIMEENIDNADTIIKKWDHKESSNEKFTSLFQEDRKEAKEYIQCIKDLKKAMHFFVTQHATCNKLVLAQNLMQKAMKRLENEFYQILSTKKEHLDPESVSKSSQSSHISRSISVDSEESTDPGNEIQHTTGAESISEAEHLSLLTMSDLKMIADCMIGSGYAKECWKIYRIIRKSIVDEGLYRLGIESRSSAYVNAMKPNVLEHQVKHWIDSTKIAVKILFYGERFLCDHVFSTSKTINETCFSDIAKEGGIVLLKFPELVAKTKKSHEKIFLLMDLHEAIAELLPEIESIFSFDSISSVKVQAISSLNKLKISVLSIISDFELSIQRNSLKTPVPGGGIHPLTNSVSDYLASLASYNGVLSYIISDSTSTKFAETYFDSALISETPENSSVCAKLAWIVLVLLCKLDCKAELYNDIALSYLFLANNIQFIIERVRGSTLKIILGDEWILNLERKVKLYSTKYENVAWNKVFMCLPQSLDPSISSDTIKEHFKRFNESFEATYQRQKSWVVPDGTLRDEIKVSIARKLVPFYRDFYEYYMVVLSGEKDLEVLVRFSPDNIGNCLSDLFHENVRSRSLILSSSTSLPNSCVWQCIS encoded by the coding sequence atggCGATTCTTGACATGTCTAAGAGAGAACCATCATCACCATCGACACCACAGAGAGCCAAGAAGAGCCTATTCTCTTTCGCGAAAACCACTTCATCCTTCTCTTCCTTTTCTAGTCATATACCTCCTCAGAAACCTTCGTTGACATTCTCTCGATCTATCATGGAAGAGAATATTGATAACGCGGACACTATTATCAAAAAATGGGATCATAAAGAATCGTCTAACGAAAAATTCACTTCACTCTTTCAAGAAGACAGAAAAGAAGCCAAAGAATACATTCAATGTATCAAAGACTTGAAAAAAGCTATGCATTTTTTTGTTACACAACATGCAACTTGTAACAAACTTGTACTTGCACAAAACTTGATGCAAAAGGCTATGAAAAGACTAGAAAATGAATTTTACCAAATTTTGTCAACAAAAAAGGAGCATTTGGATCCTGAATCAGTATCCAAGTCTAGTCAATCCTCACACATATCGAGGTCAATTTCAGTTGATTCAGAAGAATCAACTGACCCCGGAAATGAGATTCAGCACACTACTGGTGCTGAATCCATTTCTGAGGCTGAACATCTTTCACTTCTAACAATGTCTGATCTCAAAATGATCGCAGATTGTATGATTGGCTCTGGCTATGCAAAAGAGTGTTGGAAGATCTACAGGATCATCAGGAAATCTATCGTCGATGAAGGACTCTATCGTCTTGGAATTGAATCGCGTAGCTCAGCTTATGTTAACGCGATGAAACCAAATGTTCTCGAACATCAAGTCAAGCATTGGATTGATTCAACTAAAATCGCGGTGAAAATACTCTTCTATGGAGAGAGGTTTCTTTGTGATCATGTTTTTTCAACCTCGAAAACAATCAATGAAACATGTTTTAGTGATATAGCCAAAGAAGGAGGAATCGTTTTGCTTAAATTTCCTGAGCTCGTTGCAAAGACGAAGAAATCACATGaaaagatttttcttttaatggATTTGCACGAAGCAATAGCTGAACTATTGCCAGAGATCGAATCAATCTTCTCGTTTGATTCGATCTCATCTGTCAAAGTTCAAGCTATTTCGTCATTAAATAAACTTAAGATCTCTGTTCTAAGTATCATCTCTGATTTCGAGCTGTCAATACAGAGGAATTCCTTGAAAACACCAGTTCCTGGTGGGGGAATTCATCCGTTAACCAACTCTGTTTCGGATTACTTGGCTTCGTTAGCAAGCTACAATGGAGTCCTCTCATATATCATTTCTGACTCTACATCAACGAAATTTGCTGAAACTTATTTCGACAGTGCATTGATAAGTGAAACGCCCGAAAATTCATCAGTCTGTGCTAAATTGGCTTGGATTGTACTCGTTCTGCTTTGCAAACTCGATTGCAAAGCAGAGTTGTACAATGACATCGCGTTATCCTATCTCTTCTTAGCTAACAATATCCAATTCATTATCGAGAGGGTACGTGGAAGTACCCTCAAGATCATATTGGGAGATGAATGGATATTGAACTTGGAGAGAAAGGTAAAGTTATATTCAACAAAATACGAAAATGTAGCTTGGAATAAGGTGTTTATGTGTTTGCCTCAGAGTTTAGATCCCTCGATTTCCTCTGATACGATTAAGGAACACTTCAAACGATTCAATGAATCGTTTGAAGCAACGTATCAGAGACAGAAATCGTGGGTTGTACCTGATGGGACTCTACGAGACGAGATCAAAGTATCGATTGCAAGAAAATTGGTGCCTTTTTATAGGGATTTTTATGAGTACTATATGGTAGTATTGAGTGGGGAAAAAGATTTGGAGGTGTTGGTAAGATTTTCACCTGATAATATTGGGAATTGTTTGTCTGATTTATTTCATGAAAATGTTAGGTCAAGGAGTTTAATATTGTCATCATCAACATCATTGCCAAACTCATGTGTTTGGCAATgtatttcttaa
- the LOC125866850 gene encoding ankyrin repeat-containing protein ITN1, with amino-acid sequence MASPVEEGERDVEKGLITPTPSRNPLAEPSPTPSPSSATAPALVLSNSGKRIDQAGKKKYVKQVTGRHNDTELHLAAQKGDLAAVKQILNDIDTQMVGTLSGDDFNQEVAEIRASVVNEVNELGETALFTAAAKGYLEVLKELLKYCNKDTLTKKNRSEFDPLHIAASQGHHGIVQLLLEHDTGLSKTFGPSNATPLITAASRGHIAVVNELLSKDCTLLEISRSNGKNALHLAARQGHVEIVKALLDRDPQLARRTDKKGQTALHMAVKGISCEVVILLLEADAAIVMLPDKFGNTALHIATRKKRAEIVRELLRLPDSNVNALNRDHKTALDIAEDLPLSEESSDIKECLYKYGAVRANELNQPRDELRKTVSQIKKDIHTQLEQTKRTNKNVHGIAKELRKLHREGINNATNSVTVVAVLFATVAFAAIFTVPGGDDDHGVAVVASTASFKIFFIFNALALFTSLAVVVVQITLVRGETKAERRVVEVINKLMWLASVCTSVAFMASSYIVVGRKYEWAAILVTAVGGIIMAGVLGTMTYYVVRSRKKRSIRKKEKHARSGSNSWYHSEFSNSDIDRIYAL; translated from the exons atggCTTCTCCTGTGGAAGAAG GTGAGAGAGATGTCGAGAAAGGACTGATTACTCCAACCCCAAGCCGTAACCCTCTAGCTGAGCCATCACCAACCCCATCTCCATCTTCCGCAACAGCACCAGCTCTGGTGCTTTCCAATTCTGGCAAGAGAATTGACCAAGCAGGGAAAAAGAAATATGTAAAACAGGTTACGGGAAGGCACAATGACACTGAGCTTCATTTAGCAGCTCAGAAAGGTGATCTAGCAGCAGTGAAGCAGATACTTAATGACATTGATACTCAAATGGTCGGGACGCTGAGTGGCGATGACTTTAATCAAGAGGTCGCAGAGATCAGAGCATCTGTAGTgaatgaagtgaatgaattagGAGAGACAGCACTCTTTACAGCAGCAGCGAAGGGATATCTTGAGGTGTTGAAAGAATTATTAAAGTACTGCAACAAGGATACTCTTACTAAGAAGAATCGGTCAGAATTTGATCCTTTGCATATAGCTGCAAGTCAAGGACACCATG GAATCGTCCAATTGCTTTTAGAGCATGATACCGGACTAAGTAAAACATTTGGCCCTTCAAATGCAACCCCTCTTATAACTGCTGCCTCAAGAGGACATATTGCAGTGGTCAATGAACTGCTGTCAAAGGATTGCACCTTACTGGAAATTTCTAGGTCCAATGGTAAAAATGCATTGCATTTAGCTGCCAGACAAGGGCACGTGGAAATTGTAAAGGCTTTGCTTGACAGAGATCCACAATTGGCCAGGAGGACGGATAAGAAAGGACAAACTGCATTGCATATGGCTGTAAAGGGAATCAGTTGTGAGGTGGTGATATTGCTTCTCGAGGCTGATGCTGCTATAGTTATGCTTCCAGACAAGTTTGGCAACACAGCATTACACATAGCTACCCGGAAAAAACGCGCTGAG ATAGTAAGAGAGTTGCTACGCCTGCCTGATAGTAATGTTAATGCACTGAACAGAGATCACAAAACAGCTCTTGACATAGCTGAAGATCTTCCACTCTCTGAAGAATCCTCAGATATAAAGGAGTGTTTATACAAATATGGAGCTGTTAGAGCTAATGAATTGAACCAACCAAGGGATGAGTTGAGGAAAACTGTCAGTCAGATCAAGAAAGATATTCACACACAGCTTGAACAAACTAAgaggacaaataaaaatgtccACGGAATTGCTAAAGAGCTTAGAAAGCTCCATCGAGAAGGGATTAATAATGCAACGAATTCTGTGACAGTTGTTGCTGTTCTCTTTGCCACAGTTGCCTTTGCTGCTATTTTTACTGTGCCTGGAGGTGATGATGATCATGGAGTGGCTGTGGTTGCGAGCACTGCTTCTTTTAAgatcttcttcatcttcaacgCCCTTGCTCTTTTTACATCTCTTGCTGTTGTCGTAGTTCAGATTACATTGGTTAGAGGAGAAACTAAGGCTGAAAGAAGAGTTGTCGAGGTGATTAACAAATTGATGTGGTTGGCTTCTGTCTGCACTTCAGTGGCATTTATGGCATCCTCTTATATAGTGGTCGGTCGCAAGTATGAATGGGCTGCAATATTGGTAACAGCAGTAGGAGGAATAATAATGGCCGGGGTTCTTGGAACCATGACTTACTATGTGGTAAGATCAAGGAAGAAAAGATCGATAAGGAAGAAGGAAAAACATGCTAGAAGTGGTTCCAACTCATGGTACCACTCCGAGTTCTCTAATTCTGACATCGACAGGATTTACGCCCTTTGA
- the LOC125868223 gene encoding 60S ribosomal protein L35-like produces MARIKVHELRNKSKPDLLTQLKDLKAELALLRVAKVTGGAPNKLSKIKVVRLSIAQVLTVISQKQKSALREVYKNKKYLPLDLRPKKTRAIRKRLTKHQASLKTEREKKKEMYFPLRKYAIKV; encoded by the exons ATGG CCAGAATCAAGGTTCATGAGCTGAGGAACAAGTCGAAGCCTGATCTACTGACTCAGTTGAAGGATTTGAAGGCAGAGCTTGCTCTTCTTCGTGTTGCCAAGGTCACTGGTGGTGCTCCTAACAAGCTCTCCAAAAT CAAGGTGGTAAGGTTGTCTATTGCCCAGGTTCTGACTGTAATTTCACAGAAGCAAAAGTCTGCTCTTAGGGAAGTTTACAAGAACAAGAAATACCTGCCTCTTGACCTGCGCCCAAAGAAAACTAGGGCCATCCGCAAACGTTTGACCAAGCACCAG GCATCTTTGAAGACGGAgagggagaagaagaaggagatgtACTTCCCTTTGAGAAAGTATGCTATCAAAGTGTAG
- the LOC125867368 gene encoding dirigent protein 24-like yields MAKVSQLTSKTLQATFCIFLLVLTFDCASSARILDEVSQVADASSEIDEPVVAPVVAPATTLPSNQLPATVTGPDSDVAPVADPSIPADTVAPPADLPADPEPDSVPIISPAASATPPADLTDNGAAPVADAAPVTTPVTKTPGVATAAPDGTTSAATSGAKVESPILEHPTFSFFMHDILGGSLPSGRVVTGIVATSDANNLPFSKLNNQIFPINGGVSLNNINNIVNNNNYPFLAGLNGQQQANTVLQNSGNNDVVTGDNNQPFVTAGQLPSGLSLQQLMFGSITVVDNELTEGHELGSAILGRAQGFYLTSSSDGTSHTLALTTLFHGEHNHEVDDTISFFGIHRTATPISHIAIIGGTGKYENAKGFATIETLPHVDQHTTDGLETITHFTVYITP; encoded by the coding sequence ATGGCGAAAGTTTCCCAACTCACCTCGAAAACACTCCAAGCCACGTTCTGCATTTTTCTATTAGTCCTCACCTTTGACTGTGCCAGTTCAgcaagaatccttgatgaagtgAGCCAAGTGGCAGATGCGTCATCAGAAATAGATGAGCCTGTTGTGGCTCCTGTGGTTGCCCCAGCTACCACATTGCCGAGTAACCAATTACCAGCTACTGTCACCGGTCCTGATTCTGATGTGGCACCAGTAGCTGATCCTTCCATCCCTGCAGACACAGTGGCTCCTCCAGCAGATTTACCAGCTGACCCTGAACCAGATTCAGTCCCTATCATCTCCCCTGCTGCATCAGCGACTCCTCCTGCTGACTTAACAGATAATGGAGCAGCCCCTGTCGCTGATGCAGCACCAGTAACTACCCCTGTCACCAAAACACCAGGAGTGGCCACTGCAGCCCCAGATGGGACCACATCAGCTGCTACCTCAGGCGCCAAAGTAGAAAGTCCCATCCTTGAGCACCCCACGTTCTCCTTTTTCATGCATGACATCCTTGGTGGTTCGCTTCCTTCAGGAAGAGTGGTCACTGGAATTGTAGCCACTTCCGATGCCAACAATCTGCCATTCTCCAAGCTCAACAATCAAATCTTCCCAATCAATGGAGGAGTTTCTTTGAACAACATTAACAACATCGTCAATAACAACAATTATCCATTCCTTGCAGGCCTTAACGGTCAGCAACAAGCTAACACTGTCCTGCAAAACAGCGGAAACAACGATGTAGTTACTGGTGATAACAACCAACCTTTTGTAACAGCCGGACAACTTCCTTCTGGCTTATCGCTTCAGCAGCTCATGTTTGGCTCTATTACCGTCGTTGACAATGAATTAACAGAGGGGCATGAGCTGGGATCAGCTATTCTTGGGAGGGCACAAGGATTTTACCTGACAAGCTCTTCAGATGGCACCAGCCACACTTTAGCCTTGACAACACTTTTCCACGGAGAACATAATCACGAAGTTGATGATACTATTAGTTTCTTCGGAATTCACAGGACAGCCACACCAATTTCTCACATTGCCATCATAGGAGGGACTGGCAAGTATGAGAATGCTAAAGGATTTGCCACCATTGAAACTCTTCCTCACGTGGACCAACATACAACTGATGGACTGGAGACAATTACCCACTTTACCGTCTACATCACCCCTTAA